Proteins co-encoded in one Aggregicoccus sp. 17bor-14 genomic window:
- a CDS encoding ester cyclase translates to METSRAQRRLQRVEEHVRQENAHDLDGLMATFGSDGFYDDEPWSEHHAGLAGVRSYYRDLLRASPDFHIEVKQRHVTEEAVILEVQLSGTHQGAWRGLPATGRAFSFPLCAVFTFDAEDRLAGEKIYYDRVTVLRQLGVLSEPTSLSGRMGALLMHPVTVVSALLHLRHGVRRPLQLPAQSPRA, encoded by the coding sequence ATGGAGACGTCGCGAGCGCAGCGCCGGCTGCAGAGGGTGGAGGAGCACGTGCGCCAGGAGAACGCGCACGACCTCGACGGGCTGATGGCCACCTTCGGCTCGGACGGCTTCTACGACGACGAGCCCTGGAGCGAGCACCACGCGGGGCTCGCCGGCGTGCGCAGCTACTACCGCGACCTGCTGCGGGCCTCGCCCGACTTCCACATCGAGGTGAAGCAGCGCCACGTGACCGAGGAGGCCGTCATCCTCGAGGTGCAGCTGAGCGGCACCCACCAGGGCGCCTGGCGCGGGCTGCCCGCCACCGGCCGCGCCTTCAGCTTCCCGCTCTGCGCCGTCTTCACCTTCGACGCCGAGGACCGGCTCGCGGGCGAGAAGATCTACTACGACCGCGTCACCGTGCTGCGCCAGCTCGGCGTGCTCTCCGAGCCCACCAGCCTCAGCGGCCGCATGGGTGCGCTGCTCATGCACCCGGTGACGGTGGTCTCGGCGCTGCTCCACCTGCGCCACGGCGTCCGCCGGCCGCTGCAGCTGCCCGCGCAGTCGCCGCGCGCCTGA